Proteins encoded in a region of the Sphingomonas sp. HMP9 genome:
- a CDS encoding FKBP-type peptidyl-prolyl cis-trans isomerase → MSTVTAVPLQPTKRSYLVYLWIGIALALIAAVALARQGDDPLARNARARGVVVTASGLQYKVIAPGKPGAAKPTDADVALVNYEGKLLNGTTFDKSQQPTPMPVTGVVPGFSEALKLMPKGSKYRFWMKPALGYGDKATGPIPANSTLVFDVELLDFLPQSVVQQMQAQAQMGRGAPGGMPGGAPGGVPGGAQTPPAQ, encoded by the coding sequence ATGTCGACCGTCACCGCAGTGCCGCTGCAGCCAACCAAGCGCAGCTACCTTGTCTACCTTTGGATCGGTATCGCGCTTGCGCTGATCGCCGCAGTAGCGCTCGCGCGTCAGGGTGATGATCCCCTGGCTCGCAATGCGCGCGCGCGGGGCGTGGTGGTTACCGCATCCGGCCTTCAGTATAAGGTGATCGCGCCCGGTAAGCCTGGTGCGGCAAAGCCGACCGACGCGGACGTCGCGCTGGTCAACTACGAAGGCAAACTGCTCAACGGCACGACCTTCGACAAGTCGCAGCAGCCGACGCCGATGCCCGTCACCGGTGTGGTCCCGGGGTTCTCGGAAGCGCTGAAGCTAATGCCAAAGGGCTCGAAGTATCGCTTCTGGATGAAGCCGGCGCTTGGCTATGGCGACAAGGCTACCGGGCCGATCCCGGCGAATTCGACGCTGGTGTTCGACGTCGAGCTACTCGACTTCCTGCCGCAGAGCGTGGTGCAGCAGATGCAGGCACAGGCCCAGATGGGTCGCGGTGCGCCTGGTGGCATGCCCGGCGGCGCGCCGGGCGGCGTGCCGGGTGGTGCGCAGACGCCGCCTGCGCAGTAA
- the rpsU gene encoding 30S ribosomal protein S21: MQIIVRDNNVDQALRALKKKLQREGVYREMKLRRHYEKPSEKRARERAAAIRRSRKLDRKRAERDGAR, translated from the coding sequence ATGCAGATCATCGTACGCGACAACAACGTCGACCAGGCCCTTCGCGCGCTTAAGAAGAAGCTGCAGCGCGAGGGCGTGTATCGCGAGATGAAGCTGCGCCGGCATTACGAAAAGCCGTCCGAGAAGCGCGCACGCGAGCGTGCAGCAGCGATCCGTCGCTCGCGCAAGCTCGACCGCAAGCGCGCAGAGCGCGACGGCGCACGGTAA
- the cysS gene encoding cysteine--tRNA ligase, translating to MTRIPLTLYNSLSRQLETFRPIDPTDVGLYTCGPTVYNYQHIGNMRAFLFADTLGRVLRWKGWPTTHIINITDVGHLTSDADVGDDKMEKAAAAQGRSIWDIAAYYTDVFKRDVARLNIVSPARWAVATDHIAEMIAFAEQIAPKHCYALDSGLYFDVATVPDYGRLARAGNDDVEGRIEPVAGKRNPQDFAIWRTSAPGENRQMEWDSPWGRGAPGWHLECSVMSKHYLGAHFDIHTGGIDHREIHHPNEIAQNQAHCDCADTGASVWMHNNFLVERAGKMSKSTGQFTTMQTIVDRGFHPLAYRLMCIQAHYRSELEFSWENLAAAAIRLKRMVQAVETLRARQPGGPSGSAMGYADRLEEAVSDDLATPRALPILDELLADKRVAPADRIAALEDFDAVLGLNLATIRREDLRIRPVTATIDEDMIAARLAERRDARAAKDFRRSDAIRDDLAVAGVEVMDGDSLGWDWKIAL from the coding sequence ATGACCCGCATCCCACTGACCCTGTATAACAGCCTCTCGCGCCAGCTCGAGACGTTCCGGCCGATCGATCCGACCGATGTCGGACTCTACACCTGCGGCCCGACCGTCTATAATTACCAGCATATCGGCAACATGCGTGCCTTCCTGTTTGCCGACACGCTGGGCCGGGTGCTGCGGTGGAAGGGGTGGCCGACGACCCACATCATCAACATCACCGATGTCGGTCACCTGACGTCCGACGCCGATGTCGGCGACGACAAGATGGAGAAGGCCGCCGCCGCGCAAGGTCGCTCGATCTGGGATATCGCGGCCTATTATACCGACGTGTTCAAGCGCGACGTGGCGCGCCTCAACATCGTATCACCGGCCCGCTGGGCCGTCGCGACCGATCATATCGCCGAGATGATCGCGTTCGCCGAACAGATTGCGCCGAAGCATTGCTACGCACTCGACAGCGGGCTGTATTTCGATGTGGCCACTGTACCGGACTACGGCCGCCTCGCCCGCGCCGGCAACGACGATGTCGAAGGCCGGATCGAACCCGTCGCTGGCAAGCGCAACCCGCAGGACTTTGCGATCTGGCGCACGTCCGCACCCGGTGAGAACCGTCAGATGGAATGGGATTCACCCTGGGGGCGCGGTGCGCCGGGCTGGCATCTCGAATGCTCGGTGATGAGTAAGCACTATCTCGGCGCCCATTTCGACATCCACACCGGCGGGATCGACCACCGCGAGATCCACCATCCCAATGAGATCGCGCAGAACCAGGCGCATTGCGATTGCGCGGATACCGGCGCGAGCGTCTGGATGCACAACAATTTCCTCGTCGAGCGCGCCGGCAAGATGTCGAAATCGACCGGCCAGTTCACGACCATGCAAACGATCGTCGACCGAGGTTTCCACCCCCTCGCCTACCGCCTGATGTGCATTCAGGCGCATTATCGCAGCGAACTGGAATTCTCATGGGAGAACCTCGCGGCGGCAGCGATCCGCCTGAAGCGCATGGTACAGGCGGTCGAGACGTTGCGGGCACGTCAGCCAGGCGGCCCCTCCGGCAGCGCCATGGGCTATGCCGACCGACTGGAGGAGGCGGTCTCGGACGATCTTGCGACGCCGCGCGCGCTGCCGATTCTCGACGAACTGCTCGCGGACAAGCGCGTCGCACCAGCCGATCGCATCGCAGCGCTCGAAGATTTCGACGCAGTGCTCGGGTTGAACCTAGCAACAATCCGACGCGAGGATCTGCGTATCCGCCCGGTAACGGCGACGATCGACGAGGACATGATCGCCGCGCGGTTGGCGGAGCGCCGCGATGCGCGCGCCGCGAAGGATTTTCGGCGGTCGGATGCGATCCGCGACGACCTCGCCGTCGCAGGCGTCGAGGTAATGGACGGCGATTCGCTAGGCTGGGACTGGAAGATCGCGCTTTAG